Proteins found in one Canis aureus isolate CA01 chromosome 19, VMU_Caureus_v.1.0, whole genome shotgun sequence genomic segment:
- the AKAP8L gene encoding A-kinase anchor protein 8-like isoform X2: MSYTGFVQGSETTLQSTYSDTSAQPTCDYGYGTWNSGTNRGYENYGYGYGYGQDNTTNYGINQRLDMVPHLETDMIQGGMYGSGGERYDSYEACDSRAILSERDLYRSGYDYGELDPEMEMAYEGQYDAYRDQFRMRGGDTFGPRAQGWARDSRSGRPMASGYGRMWEDPMGARGQCMPGASRLPSLFSQNIIPEYSMFQGMRGGGTFPGGSRFGFGFGNGMKQMRRTWKTWTTADFRTKKKKRKQCGSPDEPDSKATRTDCSDNSDSDNDEGTEGEAAEGTEGTEAVEKGSRAEGEDEEGKEEGKEDGKEDAEKGALSIQDDSGQIKRKLQAGKKSQDKQKKRQRDRMVERIQFVCSLCKYRTFYEEEMTSHLDSKFHKEHFKYVGTKLPRQTADFLQEYVANKTKKTEELRKTVEDLDGLIQQIYRDQDLTQEIAMEHFVKKVEAAHCAACDLFIPMQFGIIQKHLKTMDHNRNRRLMMEQSKKSSLMVARSILNNKIISKKLERYLKGENPFTDSPEEEKEQEEAEGGPLDEGALVEAAGGAEGAEGAPAQPPVPPEPAPGAASPPPPPPPEEEEEEAVPLLGGALQRQIRGIPGLDVEADDDEEEGGGGAP; the protein is encoded by the exons gaTATGGAACTTGGAACTCTGGGACTAACAGAG GCTACGAGAACTATGGTTATGGCTATGGCTATGGCCAGGATAACACCACCAACTATGG AATTAACCAGCGCTTAGATATGGTGCCACACTTGGAGACAGACATGATACAAGGAGGCATGTACGGCTCAGGTGGAGAAAG ATATGATTCCTATGAGGCCTGTGACTCGAGGGCCATTCTGAGCGAGCGCGACCTATACCGGTCAGGCTACGACTATGGCGAACTTGACCCCGAGATGGAAATGGCCTACGAGGGCCAGTACGATGCCTACCGTGACCAGTTCCGCATGCGTGGCGGCGACACCTTTGGCCCACGGGCTCAGGGCTGGGCCCGGGACTCCAGGAGTGGCCGGCCGATGGCCTCGGGCTATGGGCGCATGTGGGAAGACCCCATGGGGGCCCGGGGCCAGTGCATGCCTGGTGCCTCCCGGctgccctccctcttctctcagaACATCATCCCTGAGTACAGCATGTTCCAGGGCATGCGAGGCGGGGGCACCTTCCCAGGTGGCTCCCGCTTTGGCTTCGGGTTTGGCAATGGCATGAAGCAGATGAGGCGGACCTGGAAGACCTGGACCACAGCCGACTTCCGG accaagaagaagaagagaaagcagtGCGGCAGTCCTGATGAACCAGACAGTAAAGCCACCCGGACGGACTGCTCAGATAATAGTGATTCAGACAATG ATGAGGGCACCGAGGGGGAAGCTGCAGAGGGCACTGAAGGCACTGAGGCTGTGGAGAAGGGCTCCAGAGCA GAAGGAGAAGacgaagagggaaaagaagaaggcAAAGAAGACGGCAAAGAGGATGCAGAAAAGG GGGCCCTGAGCATCCAGGATGATAGTGGCCAGATCAAGCGCAAGTTGCAGGCAGGCAAGAAGAGCCAGGACAAGCAGAAAAAGCGGCAGAGAGACCGCATGGTAGAAAG GATCCAGTTTGTGTGTTCTCTCTGCAAATACCGGACCTTCTATGAGGAGGAGATGACCAGCCACCTCGATAGCAAGTTCCATAAGGAGCACTTTAAATATGTAGGCACCAAGCTCCCCAGGCAGACGGCTGACTTTCTGCAG GAATATGTCGCCAATAAGACCAAGAAGACAGAGGAACTCCGGAAAACCGTGGAGGACCTTGATGGTCTGATCCAGCAGATCTACAGAGACCAGGATCTTACCCAAG AAATTGCCATGGAGCATTTTGTGAAGAAGGTAGAGGCAGCCCACTGTGCAGCCTGTGACCTCTTCATTCCCATGCAGTTTGGGATCATCCAGAAGCACCTCAAGACCATGGATCACAACCGGAACCGCAGG CTCATGATGGAGCAGTCCAAGAAGTCCTCGCTCATGGTGGCCCGCAGCATCCTCAACAACAAAATCATCAGCAAGAAGCTGGAGCGCTATCTGAAG GGTGAGAACCCGTTCACCGATAGCCCCGAGGAAGAGAAGGAACAGGAGGAGGCCGAGGGCGGCCCCCTGGACGAGGGCGCGCTGGTCGAAGCGGCAGGGGGCGCGGAGGGTGCAGAGGGCGCGCCGGCGCAGCCCCCCGTGCCCCCGGAGCCGGCCCCCGGGGCCGCGTctccgccaccgccaccgccccccgaggaggaggaggaggaggccgtgCCCCTGCTGGGCGGGGCGCTTCAGCGCCAGATCCGCGGTATCCCGGGCCTCGACGTGGAGGCCGACGACGACGAGGAGGAGGGTGGCGGGGGCGCACCGTAA
- the AKAP8L gene encoding A-kinase anchor protein 8-like isoform X1 — protein sequence MSYTGFVQGSETTLQSTYSDTSAQPTCDYGYGTWNSGTNRGYENYGYGYGYGQDNTTNYGYGMATSNSWEMPSSDTNANPSAASSASADSVLSRINQRLDMVPHLETDMIQGGMYGSGGERYDSYEACDSRAILSERDLYRSGYDYGELDPEMEMAYEGQYDAYRDQFRMRGGDTFGPRAQGWARDSRSGRPMASGYGRMWEDPMGARGQCMPGASRLPSLFSQNIIPEYSMFQGMRGGGTFPGGSRFGFGFGNGMKQMRRTWKTWTTADFRTKKKKRKQCGSPDEPDSKATRTDCSDNSDSDNDEGTEGEAAEGTEGTEAVEKGSRAEGEDEEGKEEGKEDGKEDAEKGALSIQDDSGQIKRKLQAGKKSQDKQKKRQRDRMVERIQFVCSLCKYRTFYEEEMTSHLDSKFHKEHFKYVGTKLPRQTADFLQEYVANKTKKTEELRKTVEDLDGLIQQIYRDQDLTQEIAMEHFVKKVEAAHCAACDLFIPMQFGIIQKHLKTMDHNRNRRLMMEQSKKSSLMVARSILNNKIISKKLERYLKGENPFTDSPEEEKEQEEAEGGPLDEGALVEAAGGAEGAEGAPAQPPVPPEPAPGAASPPPPPPPEEEEEEAVPLLGGALQRQIRGIPGLDVEADDDEEEGGGGAP from the exons gaTATGGAACTTGGAACTCTGGGACTAACAGAG GCTACGAGAACTATGGTTATGGCTATGGCTATGGCCAGGATAACACCACCAACTATGGGTATGGTATGGCCACTTCAAACTCTTGGGAAATGCCTAGCTCTGACACAAATGCAAACCCTAGTGCTGCGAGTAGCGCCAGTGCCGATTCCGTTTTGTCCAGAATTAACCAGCGCTTAGATATGGTGCCACACTTGGAGACAGACATGATACAAGGAGGCATGTACGGCTCAGGTGGAGAAAG ATATGATTCCTATGAGGCCTGTGACTCGAGGGCCATTCTGAGCGAGCGCGACCTATACCGGTCAGGCTACGACTATGGCGAACTTGACCCCGAGATGGAAATGGCCTACGAGGGCCAGTACGATGCCTACCGTGACCAGTTCCGCATGCGTGGCGGCGACACCTTTGGCCCACGGGCTCAGGGCTGGGCCCGGGACTCCAGGAGTGGCCGGCCGATGGCCTCGGGCTATGGGCGCATGTGGGAAGACCCCATGGGGGCCCGGGGCCAGTGCATGCCTGGTGCCTCCCGGctgccctccctcttctctcagaACATCATCCCTGAGTACAGCATGTTCCAGGGCATGCGAGGCGGGGGCACCTTCCCAGGTGGCTCCCGCTTTGGCTTCGGGTTTGGCAATGGCATGAAGCAGATGAGGCGGACCTGGAAGACCTGGACCACAGCCGACTTCCGG accaagaagaagaagagaaagcagtGCGGCAGTCCTGATGAACCAGACAGTAAAGCCACCCGGACGGACTGCTCAGATAATAGTGATTCAGACAATG ATGAGGGCACCGAGGGGGAAGCTGCAGAGGGCACTGAAGGCACTGAGGCTGTGGAGAAGGGCTCCAGAGCA GAAGGAGAAGacgaagagggaaaagaagaaggcAAAGAAGACGGCAAAGAGGATGCAGAAAAGG GGGCCCTGAGCATCCAGGATGATAGTGGCCAGATCAAGCGCAAGTTGCAGGCAGGCAAGAAGAGCCAGGACAAGCAGAAAAAGCGGCAGAGAGACCGCATGGTAGAAAG GATCCAGTTTGTGTGTTCTCTCTGCAAATACCGGACCTTCTATGAGGAGGAGATGACCAGCCACCTCGATAGCAAGTTCCATAAGGAGCACTTTAAATATGTAGGCACCAAGCTCCCCAGGCAGACGGCTGACTTTCTGCAG GAATATGTCGCCAATAAGACCAAGAAGACAGAGGAACTCCGGAAAACCGTGGAGGACCTTGATGGTCTGATCCAGCAGATCTACAGAGACCAGGATCTTACCCAAG AAATTGCCATGGAGCATTTTGTGAAGAAGGTAGAGGCAGCCCACTGTGCAGCCTGTGACCTCTTCATTCCCATGCAGTTTGGGATCATCCAGAAGCACCTCAAGACCATGGATCACAACCGGAACCGCAGG CTCATGATGGAGCAGTCCAAGAAGTCCTCGCTCATGGTGGCCCGCAGCATCCTCAACAACAAAATCATCAGCAAGAAGCTGGAGCGCTATCTGAAG GGTGAGAACCCGTTCACCGATAGCCCCGAGGAAGAGAAGGAACAGGAGGAGGCCGAGGGCGGCCCCCTGGACGAGGGCGCGCTGGTCGAAGCGGCAGGGGGCGCGGAGGGTGCAGAGGGCGCGCCGGCGCAGCCCCCCGTGCCCCCGGAGCCGGCCCCCGGGGCCGCGTctccgccaccgccaccgccccccgaggaggaggaggaggaggccgtgCCCCTGCTGGGCGGGGCGCTTCAGCGCCAGATCCGCGGTATCCCGGGCCTCGACGTGGAGGCCGACGACGACGAGGAGGAGGGTGGCGGGGGCGCACCGTAA
- the AKAP8L gene encoding A-kinase anchor protein 8-like isoform X3, producing MSYTGFVQGSETTLQSTYSDTSAQPTCDYGYGTWNSGTNRGYENYGYGYGYGQDNTTNYGYDSYEACDSRAILSERDLYRSGYDYGELDPEMEMAYEGQYDAYRDQFRMRGGDTFGPRAQGWARDSRSGRPMASGYGRMWEDPMGARGQCMPGASRLPSLFSQNIIPEYSMFQGMRGGGTFPGGSRFGFGFGNGMKQMRRTWKTWTTADFRTKKKKRKQCGSPDEPDSKATRTDCSDNSDSDNDEGTEGEAAEGTEGTEAVEKGSRAEGEDEEGKEEGKEDGKEDAEKGALSIQDDSGQIKRKLQAGKKSQDKQKKRQRDRMVERIQFVCSLCKYRTFYEEEMTSHLDSKFHKEHFKYVGTKLPRQTADFLQEYVANKTKKTEELRKTVEDLDGLIQQIYRDQDLTQEIAMEHFVKKVEAAHCAACDLFIPMQFGIIQKHLKTMDHNRNRRLMMEQSKKSSLMVARSILNNKIISKKLERYLKGENPFTDSPEEEKEQEEAEGGPLDEGALVEAAGGAEGAEGAPAQPPVPPEPAPGAASPPPPPPPEEEEEEAVPLLGGALQRQIRGIPGLDVEADDDEEEGGGGAP from the exons gaTATGGAACTTGGAACTCTGGGACTAACAGAG GCTACGAGAACTATGGTTATGGCTATGGCTATGGCCAGGATAACACCACCAACTATGG ATATGATTCCTATGAGGCCTGTGACTCGAGGGCCATTCTGAGCGAGCGCGACCTATACCGGTCAGGCTACGACTATGGCGAACTTGACCCCGAGATGGAAATGGCCTACGAGGGCCAGTACGATGCCTACCGTGACCAGTTCCGCATGCGTGGCGGCGACACCTTTGGCCCACGGGCTCAGGGCTGGGCCCGGGACTCCAGGAGTGGCCGGCCGATGGCCTCGGGCTATGGGCGCATGTGGGAAGACCCCATGGGGGCCCGGGGCCAGTGCATGCCTGGTGCCTCCCGGctgccctccctcttctctcagaACATCATCCCTGAGTACAGCATGTTCCAGGGCATGCGAGGCGGGGGCACCTTCCCAGGTGGCTCCCGCTTTGGCTTCGGGTTTGGCAATGGCATGAAGCAGATGAGGCGGACCTGGAAGACCTGGACCACAGCCGACTTCCGG accaagaagaagaagagaaagcagtGCGGCAGTCCTGATGAACCAGACAGTAAAGCCACCCGGACGGACTGCTCAGATAATAGTGATTCAGACAATG ATGAGGGCACCGAGGGGGAAGCTGCAGAGGGCACTGAAGGCACTGAGGCTGTGGAGAAGGGCTCCAGAGCA GAAGGAGAAGacgaagagggaaaagaagaaggcAAAGAAGACGGCAAAGAGGATGCAGAAAAGG GGGCCCTGAGCATCCAGGATGATAGTGGCCAGATCAAGCGCAAGTTGCAGGCAGGCAAGAAGAGCCAGGACAAGCAGAAAAAGCGGCAGAGAGACCGCATGGTAGAAAG GATCCAGTTTGTGTGTTCTCTCTGCAAATACCGGACCTTCTATGAGGAGGAGATGACCAGCCACCTCGATAGCAAGTTCCATAAGGAGCACTTTAAATATGTAGGCACCAAGCTCCCCAGGCAGACGGCTGACTTTCTGCAG GAATATGTCGCCAATAAGACCAAGAAGACAGAGGAACTCCGGAAAACCGTGGAGGACCTTGATGGTCTGATCCAGCAGATCTACAGAGACCAGGATCTTACCCAAG AAATTGCCATGGAGCATTTTGTGAAGAAGGTAGAGGCAGCCCACTGTGCAGCCTGTGACCTCTTCATTCCCATGCAGTTTGGGATCATCCAGAAGCACCTCAAGACCATGGATCACAACCGGAACCGCAGG CTCATGATGGAGCAGTCCAAGAAGTCCTCGCTCATGGTGGCCCGCAGCATCCTCAACAACAAAATCATCAGCAAGAAGCTGGAGCGCTATCTGAAG GGTGAGAACCCGTTCACCGATAGCCCCGAGGAAGAGAAGGAACAGGAGGAGGCCGAGGGCGGCCCCCTGGACGAGGGCGCGCTGGTCGAAGCGGCAGGGGGCGCGGAGGGTGCAGAGGGCGCGCCGGCGCAGCCCCCCGTGCCCCCGGAGCCGGCCCCCGGGGCCGCGTctccgccaccgccaccgccccccgaggaggaggaggaggaggccgtgCCCCTGCTGGGCGGGGCGCTTCAGCGCCAGATCCGCGGTATCCCGGGCCTCGACGTGGAGGCCGACGACGACGAGGAGGAGGGTGGCGGGGGCGCACCGTAA
- the AKAP8L gene encoding A-kinase anchor protein 8-like isoform X4 — protein sequence MATSNSWEMPSSDTNANPSAASSASADSVLSRINQRLDMVPHLETDMIQGGMYGSGGERYDSYEACDSRAILSERDLYRSGYDYGELDPEMEMAYEGQYDAYRDQFRMRGGDTFGPRAQGWARDSRSGRPMASGYGRMWEDPMGARGQCMPGASRLPSLFSQNIIPEYSMFQGMRGGGTFPGGSRFGFGFGNGMKQMRRTWKTWTTADFRTKKKKRKQCGSPDEPDSKATRTDCSDNSDSDNDEGTEGEAAEGTEGTEAVEKGSRAEGEDEEGKEEGKEDGKEDAEKGALSIQDDSGQIKRKLQAGKKSQDKQKKRQRDRMVERIQFVCSLCKYRTFYEEEMTSHLDSKFHKEHFKYVGTKLPRQTADFLQEYVANKTKKTEELRKTVEDLDGLIQQIYRDQDLTQEIAMEHFVKKVEAAHCAACDLFIPMQFGIIQKHLKTMDHNRNRRLMMEQSKKSSLMVARSILNNKIISKKLERYLKGENPFTDSPEEEKEQEEAEGGPLDEGALVEAAGGAEGAEGAPAQPPVPPEPAPGAASPPPPPPPEEEEEEAVPLLGGALQRQIRGIPGLDVEADDDEEEGGGGAP from the exons ATGGCCACTTCAAACTCTTGGGAAATGCCTAGCTCTGACACAAATGCAAACCCTAGTGCTGCGAGTAGCGCCAGTGCCGATTCCGTTTTGTCCAGAATTAACCAGCGCTTAGATATGGTGCCACACTTGGAGACAGACATGATACAAGGAGGCATGTACGGCTCAGGTGGAGAAAG ATATGATTCCTATGAGGCCTGTGACTCGAGGGCCATTCTGAGCGAGCGCGACCTATACCGGTCAGGCTACGACTATGGCGAACTTGACCCCGAGATGGAAATGGCCTACGAGGGCCAGTACGATGCCTACCGTGACCAGTTCCGCATGCGTGGCGGCGACACCTTTGGCCCACGGGCTCAGGGCTGGGCCCGGGACTCCAGGAGTGGCCGGCCGATGGCCTCGGGCTATGGGCGCATGTGGGAAGACCCCATGGGGGCCCGGGGCCAGTGCATGCCTGGTGCCTCCCGGctgccctccctcttctctcagaACATCATCCCTGAGTACAGCATGTTCCAGGGCATGCGAGGCGGGGGCACCTTCCCAGGTGGCTCCCGCTTTGGCTTCGGGTTTGGCAATGGCATGAAGCAGATGAGGCGGACCTGGAAGACCTGGACCACAGCCGACTTCCGG accaagaagaagaagagaaagcagtGCGGCAGTCCTGATGAACCAGACAGTAAAGCCACCCGGACGGACTGCTCAGATAATAGTGATTCAGACAATG ATGAGGGCACCGAGGGGGAAGCTGCAGAGGGCACTGAAGGCACTGAGGCTGTGGAGAAGGGCTCCAGAGCA GAAGGAGAAGacgaagagggaaaagaagaaggcAAAGAAGACGGCAAAGAGGATGCAGAAAAGG GGGCCCTGAGCATCCAGGATGATAGTGGCCAGATCAAGCGCAAGTTGCAGGCAGGCAAGAAGAGCCAGGACAAGCAGAAAAAGCGGCAGAGAGACCGCATGGTAGAAAG GATCCAGTTTGTGTGTTCTCTCTGCAAATACCGGACCTTCTATGAGGAGGAGATGACCAGCCACCTCGATAGCAAGTTCCATAAGGAGCACTTTAAATATGTAGGCACCAAGCTCCCCAGGCAGACGGCTGACTTTCTGCAG GAATATGTCGCCAATAAGACCAAGAAGACAGAGGAACTCCGGAAAACCGTGGAGGACCTTGATGGTCTGATCCAGCAGATCTACAGAGACCAGGATCTTACCCAAG AAATTGCCATGGAGCATTTTGTGAAGAAGGTAGAGGCAGCCCACTGTGCAGCCTGTGACCTCTTCATTCCCATGCAGTTTGGGATCATCCAGAAGCACCTCAAGACCATGGATCACAACCGGAACCGCAGG CTCATGATGGAGCAGTCCAAGAAGTCCTCGCTCATGGTGGCCCGCAGCATCCTCAACAACAAAATCATCAGCAAGAAGCTGGAGCGCTATCTGAAG GGTGAGAACCCGTTCACCGATAGCCCCGAGGAAGAGAAGGAACAGGAGGAGGCCGAGGGCGGCCCCCTGGACGAGGGCGCGCTGGTCGAAGCGGCAGGGGGCGCGGAGGGTGCAGAGGGCGCGCCGGCGCAGCCCCCCGTGCCCCCGGAGCCGGCCCCCGGGGCCGCGTctccgccaccgccaccgccccccgaggaggaggaggaggaggccgtgCCCCTGCTGGGCGGGGCGCTTCAGCGCCAGATCCGCGGTATCCCGGGCCTCGACGTGGAGGCCGACGACGACGAGGAGGAGGGTGGCGGGGGCGCACCGTAA